CCTCCTCCCTTCCATCTATCTTAGCCCCCATCTCTCTCAAGGGCTCCACCACTCTCAGCATCGGTCTGTTTTTCAGGCTTTCGTCCCCCGTAAGGACGCTGAAGAAGGGCTGTGTAGAAAGTACACCGCTCATAATCCTCGCCGTAGTCCCAGAGTTTTTAGCGTCGAGTACGTCATGAGGTTCTAAAAAGGTGTAATTCCTTCCCTCAATTAAGACTTCTTCTTTTCCTTCCCTTACTTTTGTTCTGATGGCTTTCAGGATTTCTAAAGTGGCCAGTGTGTCTCCAGAGATTAGAGGTTTCCTTACTAGAGTTTCACCGCTTGCGAGTGCCCCCAGTATAAAAGCCCTGTGGGTTATGGACTTGTCGGAGGGAACTCTGAGTTCTCCTTTAACTCTCTTTATTTTCTCGATTTTTTTCATAGAAAAGATTTTACTCTTTCTCCGACTTCGAGTAATTTCACCTCTGTTCCTTTACCACCTCTTTTATCTTTACGCCTATCTTCCCGTCTATTATCACGAGTTCGCCCTTCGCTATCAACTTTCCGTTTACCTTTATGTCCACCAAGTCCTTTGGTTCCCTATCTATCTCTATCACAGAACCTATGCCCATGGCGAGGAGTTCCCCCAGGGTCTTGTTTGCCCTTCCCACTACAACTTCAACTTCAACGGGAATGTCTGAAAAGTGCTGGATTAACTCTATAACGCTTACTTTTTTTTCCTCTTTCTTCTCTTCCCTTACTTCTTCCTGAGGCGTTTCCTTTTTCTCTTCCTGTATTTCTTTAGTTTGTTCCTCCATCCTTTTCCATATTTTGTATTTCCTTTAATAGTTCGTCAACCATTTCGGACTCGTCAACCTTCTTTATTGGTTTCCCGTGTTTAAAGAGCCAAGCAAACCCCCTTCCGCAGGCAAGCCCTATATCCGCTTCCCTCGCTTCCCCTATTGCGTTCACCACACAACCCATAACCGCAACCTTCAAAGGAGTTTTAACGCCGGACAATTTTTCCTGAACTTCTTTCACCACTTTGGGAAGGTCAACCTCAATCCTTCCGCACGTAGGACAAGCGACTATTTCTACCCCCCTCCTTCTTAAACCCAGAGATTTCAGTATCTCGTAAGCGGTTTCCACCTCCACCACTGGGTCGTCCGTTAAGGAAACCCTGACCGTATCACCTATACCCATGTAAAGGAGTATGCCTATGCCAACGGAAGATTTTATTATCCCCTTTGTTCCCATTCCTGCTTCTGTTATACCAATGTGGAGGGGAACGTCCGTTCTTTCCGCAAATATCAGGTTAGCCCTTACGTTTTGAAGGACGTCAGAACCCTTTATGGAAACCTTGTAATTCGTAAAGCCCCACTTCTCAAACTTTTCGGACCACCTGAGAGCACTTTCCGCAAGCGCTTCCGCAGAAGGGTAGCCATACTTTTCAAGCAAATCCTTCTCAAGAGAACCCGAGTTCACACCTATCCTTACAGCCACTCCTCTCCTCTTTGCCTCTTCCACTATTTCCCTGACTATTTCTTCCTTGCCTATATTTCCGGGATTTATCCTTATTCCGTGAACACCTTTTTCCATGGAAAGGAAAGCGTAGGAGGGAGCAAAGTGTATATCCGCAATAACGGGCATGGGACTCTTTTTCACAATTTCTTCAAGGGCTTCCACGTCTTCCTTGTGAGGCACAGCTACCCTCACAATTTCGCAACCAGCCTCGTAAAGTCTCTTTATTTGATTGAGTGTTGCCTCAACGTCGTGGGTTTTCGTAGAAGTCATGGATTGGACAACTATTGGAGCGTCTCCGCCTATCTTTACGTTTCCTACCCTTATCTGCCTCGTTTTGCGTTTTTGTATCATAAGTTTTAATATTATTTGAACCTGGAAAGGGGAAACATGCTTGAACTCAGGAGAAAGCTCTTTCACTTTTTGTCTATACTCCTCCTTATTATTCCCGTAAAGTTCTTCCCTTTCTGGCTAAACGTTTTTCTATTTTTATCAGCCATACTTTTAAACCTTCTGATAATTTTCAGAGTATCTCCCTTTTACAATATCTTTGAAGTTTTTATAAAACTTTTTGAAAGGGAGAAAAATCTGGAAACTCCAGGAATTCAGTCCCTGTGGGCAATTCTCGGAGTATTTATTTCTTACTTACTTTTTGGAGAAAATGCGGTTGTAGGAATTGTGGTTCTCGCCCTGGGAGACGGTTTTTCTGGACTTGTTGGATATTACTTTGGCAGAAGAAAGCTCTTTTACAACCCAAAAAAGAGTTTAGAGGGAACCTTAGCCTTTTTCACGGCGTCCTTTTTGGGACTTTTGCTTTTTACCGACTTTTGTGAAGCCTTTGTTATTTCTCTTATATGTGCAGTTCTTGAAAGTCTCCCTCTCAAACTCGACGACAACTTTTACATTCCCGTCTTGGCGAGCTTTCTCGGAGAGGTGTTATGAAGAAGGCGTTAATAGTGAGGCTTTCCTCCTTAGGAGACGTAGTTTTAACGTCTGTGGTATTTGACCCTTTGTTAAAGGCAGGTTATAAACCCTACCTTCTTACATTTAAGCCCTACGATGAAGTATTTCAGGATGACGACAGAGTAGAGGTAATACCCGTAAGTAAAGAAAACTTTTTTAAAGAAATTGAAAAAATCCCGAAGGACTTTGACCTGAAGGTGGATCTCCACGGAAACTTAAAGACCTTCTTCCTCAGACTCTTCCTCGGAGGAAAGTGGAGGAAGTATAAAAAAGAAAGCATAAGGAGGAGACTTTCCGTTTACTTTAAACACTTCAGAAAACCCTTTTTCGTCCCCGAGGCTTACGTGAAGAGCTTACAAGGGATAATTGAGGTAAAAAATCCGAGACCCTTTATAAAAGTTTCCGAAGAAAGGATAAGAGAATTTAAGGATTTATACGGAAAATACGTGGTTATAGCCCCGGGAGCGAGGTACAAAAAGAAACGTTATCCTTACTTCAAAGAACTTTCTGAACTCTTCATAAAAGAAGGGATAAACGTAGTTATAGTGGGAGACGAAAAGGATCGGGAAATCAGCAAGGATTTTCCGGGCGTAAACCTGTGCGGAAAGCTTTCTTTGATAGATGTTCTTGGAGTAATTGGAGGAGCGGAACTCTTTGTGGGAAACGACAGCGGACTCCTTCACTGTGCTAGGGCGGTAAAGACAAAGGCTATTCAGATTTACGGAGGGACTCACCCTACTCTGGGCTTTTCCCTTTACCCCGATGAGGGGAAGGTTGTCTGCAAGTGTCTTGATTGCCAGCCGTGTGATGTGCACGGTAAAGGAGTGTGTAAAATAGGGAATTACGAATGTCTTAATATTCCTCCTATAAAAATTTTTGAGTATGCTATAAACATTTTGAATACCAAGCCGTAAAATTAGGAAGAAATTTATAAATAAAAGGAGGTGGGAGACATGGGAATTCTGGAAACACTTGTTTTAAAAGAAAAAATAAACGGAACGGAGAAGGCGGTAATCTTCAGGGAGCTCATAAAGAAAGAAATGGAGCTTTTAAACGATTACTGCGCTAAAAATCACCTGTTCCCCAAGGATTACAGGATTGAGTTCTGTCACCTGCACAACATAAAAAAGGTAAACATAGCGAGGCTCCTCACTATTTTAAAGTACTACGACCCGAGGTTTATAGAAATACTAATGTCAACGGACCCGAAAGTCAGAACCTTCATTCAGTACTTTATGGAATTCCTAGAAAAACACCCATACTTTGAGGATGTCCTTGAGCCCCAGAACCTCTTTGGAAACTGGGACTACATAAGGTATAAGTTAAAGATACTCTTCCCGCAACTTACCTTTGAGGAAATAGACAGGTTTAAGTTCAAAAGGAAAGAGTTTATAAACTACGTTAAGGAAAAACTGGGAGAACCTGAGGAATTAATAGAGGATAAACTGAACCTGGCAACCTGGTACGAAAGTGTACCTTACCTGGAGCTTGAAAGTGAAATGACTCCCGGTGTGCATCCCGACCCCGTAATGACTCCTGAGGAGTGGAGCTTTATCAAGAGACACATAAAGGGAAGGAAAAACATAATAATAAGGGACCCCGACACGGGCAAAGAAAAGCTCGTTTACGTAGAAGTGGATATACCCGACGAAGAGCTAGACAAGTACTACAAAAACAGGGAAGGTTTGAAGAAACTTCTCATGGAAAGGTACAACATAGACGAGTCCGGAGCGGAGCAGATACTAAGAAAAGCTGGTTGGGAAGCTACTGGATGGCACATAGTTCCACCCGTCCACACTGACGTTGAAGTAGTTTACCCAGAAGAAGAAAAGAAAGAAGAGAAAAAGGTTGAAGTAAAAAGAGAACCCTTTGACATAATGGAGCTTGCTAAACACATAAGGTACCTCGGCGGAAGGGAACTAGAAATGCTCAACTACTACGAACTCGTTCACGACAAGGTTCCCGAAATTCACGAGAAACTCCACATGTTCATGAGGACAAAGAGAAGACTTCTCGGAAAGCTGTTCGGAATATACTACACGGTGGACCCCGTAATGGCGGAAGCCATACTCATAAACGACCCCGAAAACATAGAACTGCTAAAAAGCCTTACTATTTCAACCGGTCTCAGGGACAAGAAGTTCTCAATCTACGACAGCAGTAAGGTCTGGAACGAAATAAAGAGAAGGGTAAGATTCATATTCCCAGAGGTAAGCGAAGAAGAAATAGAGAAGTTCAAAGGAAAGAGAAGCGAGTTCGTGACTTACCTCGCCCAAAAACTCGGAAAACCCGAGGAGTACATAGACGAAAGACTCGAAAGAGCAGGTTGGCTAAGGAGTGAAGAAATTCCCGCCTTCATCAGACACGTGGGACCTTAAGAGAGTTCAGCTTTTAGTATGTCGTGCATGTGCAATATGCCTATGGGCTCGTTCTCTTCGTTTACAACTATTAAAACGGTTATGTTGTGATCTTCCATCTTCCTCAGTGCTTTTAACGCCAGTTCATCCGGCTTTATCGTTTTTGGGTTTTTTGTCATAACGTCTTTTGCCCTTGTGTTTTCAAAACTCCCTCCCCTGTTTACAAACCTTCTTAAATCCCCATCCGTTATTATCCCGACGAGT
The genomic region above belongs to Aquifex aeolicus VF5 and contains:
- a CDS encoding diacylglycerol/polyprenol kinase family protein, encoding MLELRRKLFHFLSILLLIIPVKFFPFWLNVFLFLSAILLNLLIIFRVSPFYNIFEVFIKLFEREKNLETPGIQSLWAILGVFISYLLFGENAVVGIVVLALGDGFSGLVGYYFGRRKLFYNPKKSLEGTLAFFTASFLGLLLFTDFCEAFVISLICAVLESLPLKLDDNFYIPVLASFLGEVL
- the ispG gene encoding (E)-4-hydroxy-3-methylbut-2-enyl-diphosphate synthase, coding for MIQKRKTRQIRVGNVKIGGDAPIVVQSMTSTKTHDVEATLNQIKRLYEAGCEIVRVAVPHKEDVEALEEIVKKSPMPVIADIHFAPSYAFLSMEKGVHGIRINPGNIGKEEIVREIVEEAKRRGVAVRIGVNSGSLEKDLLEKYGYPSAEALAESALRWSEKFEKWGFTNYKVSIKGSDVLQNVRANLIFAERTDVPLHIGITEAGMGTKGIIKSSVGIGILLYMGIGDTVRVSLTDDPVVEVETAYEILKSLGLRRRGVEIVACPTCGRIEVDLPKVVKEVQEKLSGVKTPLKVAVMGCVVNAIGEAREADIGLACGRGFAWLFKHGKPIKKVDESEMVDELLKEIQNMEKDGGTN
- the fliN gene encoding flagellar motor switch protein FliN — translated: MEEQTKEIQEEKKETPQEEVREEKKEEKKVSVIELIQHFSDIPVEVEVVVGRANKTLGELLAMGIGSVIEIDREPKDLVDIKVNGKLIAKGELVIIDGKIGVKIKEVVKEQR
- a CDS encoding glycosyltransferase family 9 protein, which produces MKKALIVRLSSLGDVVLTSVVFDPLLKAGYKPYLLTFKPYDEVFQDDDRVEVIPVSKENFFKEIEKIPKDFDLKVDLHGNLKTFFLRLFLGGKWRKYKKESIRRRLSVYFKHFRKPFFVPEAYVKSLQGIIEVKNPRPFIKVSEERIREFKDLYGKYVVIAPGARYKKKRYPYFKELSELFIKEGINVVIVGDEKDREISKDFPGVNLCGKLSLIDVLGVIGGAELFVGNDSGLLHCARAVKTKAIQIYGGTHPTLGFSLYPDEGKVVCKCLDCQPCDVHGKGVCKIGNYECLNIPPIKIFEYAINILNTKP